The following coding sequences lie in one Synechococcus sp. PCC 7336 genomic window:
- a CDS encoding DUF433 domain-containing protein, with protein sequence MSLTLFDMGRLIAASPNIQGGRPMIAGTGTSFGRIVALYKQGYSPDEIVTDKDYLTLAQVYAALAYYYANRPVIEQDLVEESAEYDRLASQAP encoded by the coding sequence ATGTCCCTAACTCTGTTTGATATGGGTCGCTTGATTGCCGCTTCCCCCAATATTCAGGGAGGCCGCCCAATGATTGCCGGAACGGGAACTTCGTTTGGACGGATAGTTGCTCTGTACAAGCAAGGCTACAGTCCAGACGAAATCGTGACTGACAAAGACTATTTGACGCTAGCCCAGGTATATGCGGCATTGGCCTACTATTATGCCAACCGACCCGTCATCGAGCAGGATTTAGTGGAAGAGTCTGCAGAGTATGACAGATTGGCATCTCAGGCTCCATAG
- a CDS encoding TIGR00266 family protein: protein MKYDIQYKPAFSTVFVTLDPGESIMAEAGAMASMDSALRVKAQWFGGIGSAFLKAFFGKESLFANTFTNPTALPLQVVLTQSTVGDISRLQLNGNSICLQPGAYIAHTTGVKVGVQWAGFASWIGGEGLFRLKLSGRGLVFFGAYGGLTHRRIDGEFIVDSGHLVAYDPGIRLSPKLAGGLLSSLTSGEGLVTRLRGRGSIYLQSRSTSGLLKFLRPKVNMTSGRRRRWW from the coding sequence GTGAAATACGACATCCAATACAAACCCGCCTTTTCCACCGTCTTTGTGACCCTGGACCCCGGCGAGAGCATTATGGCCGAAGCGGGAGCCATGGCCAGCATGGACTCTGCCCTCAGAGTCAAAGCGCAATGGTTTGGGGGTATTGGCTCGGCCTTTCTTAAGGCCTTTTTTGGCAAAGAATCTCTCTTTGCCAACACCTTCACCAACCCCACCGCCCTACCCCTCCAGGTGGTCCTCACCCAATCCACCGTTGGGGACATTTCGCGCCTGCAACTCAACGGCAACTCCATCTGCCTGCAGCCCGGTGCCTACATCGCCCACACCACAGGCGTCAAGGTGGGGGTTCAATGGGCCGGATTCGCTAGTTGGATTGGTGGAGAAGGGTTATTCCGGCTCAAACTGAGCGGTCGCGGTCTTGTTTTCTTCGGCGCATATGGCGGTCTCACCCATCGCCGTATTGACGGCGAATTTATTGTGGATTCGGGGCATCTCGTTGCTTACGATCCCGGCATCAGATTGAGTCCCAAACTGGCTGGCGGTCTATTGAGCTCGCTCACATCTGGAGAAGGATTGGTCACTCGCTTGCGGGGGCGCGGCTCTATCTACTTGCAATCCCGCAGTACGAGCGGTTTATTGAAATTTCTGAGACCCAAAGTCAACATGACAAGCGGGAGACGCAGGCGATGGTGGTAG
- a CDS encoding TIGR00266 family protein, which translates to MKVDVLNQPDSTVAHITFDRNEQIVAEAGAMIAMSGHLEANTTLLQGKGGGLWGGLKRVLALESLFLSTFNTTSQPGEIYLAPKLPGDIAACELTPAGLVVQSSSYLASTPFVNIDVGVRGLKNLFAGESLFWLNVTGSGVVLLSSFGAIYEMEVNGEHTVDSGHIVAFEPSLNFTIGKVNSSWLGAFAGGEGFVCHFEGQGRLYCQTHNPGVFGRTIGSQLPPR; encoded by the coding sequence GTGAAGGTTGACGTTTTAAACCAGCCCGATAGCACCGTGGCCCACATCACATTCGATCGCAACGAGCAGATTGTGGCCGAAGCTGGAGCCATGATTGCCATGAGTGGCCATCTGGAAGCCAATACCACCTTGCTGCAGGGCAAAGGGGGCGGGCTGTGGGGAGGACTCAAGCGAGTCCTCGCGTTGGAATCTCTCTTTTTAAGTACCTTCAACACCACCAGCCAACCGGGGGAAATCTATCTAGCCCCCAAACTCCCTGGAGATATTGCTGCCTGCGAGTTAACGCCCGCAGGATTGGTGGTGCAGTCCAGTAGCTATTTAGCTAGCACCCCCTTTGTCAATATCGATGTGGGAGTGCGCGGGCTCAAGAATTTGTTCGCGGGCGAGTCGTTATTTTGGCTGAATGTCACCGGCAGTGGCGTAGTCCTACTTTCCAGCTTCGGAGCCATTTATGAGATGGAGGTGAACGGAGAGCACACGGTTGACTCGGGCCACATTGTCGCCTTCGAACCCAGCTTGAACTTCACCATTGGCAAGGTCAATTCCAGTTGGCTGGGGGCCTTTGCAGGCGGAGAAGGGTTCGTCTGCCATTTTGAAGGGCAGGGCCGCCTCTATTGCCAAACCCACAATCCTGGTGTCTTTGGCAGAACGATCGGCAGTCAACTTCCCCCCCGCTAA
- a CDS encoding TIGR00266 family protein has translation MSTPFQVEHAPAYGMLRMQLAANQTMLVESGAMAAMDPWIDMKSKVRGGLWQGLGRVLGGESLFVSEFSTKQRSGMLFLSPGIPGDIHHYKLEGNALMVQSSGFVACDPTIELDTKFQGMRGFFSGESIFLIRACGTGDFWFSSYGAILEIPVEGEYVVDTGYVVAFEDTLDYSVEVLGGLSFKGLRTAIFGGEGLVCRFRGRGRLWVQSRHLGSLMNFLYPFRPQKNNN, from the coding sequence GTGTCTACCCCCTTCCAAGTGGAACACGCCCCCGCCTACGGCATGCTGCGCATGCAATTGGCAGCGAACCAAACTATGCTGGTGGAATCAGGTGCCATGGCAGCGATGGACCCCTGGATCGACATGAAGTCAAAGGTGCGCGGCGGATTATGGCAGGGGCTCGGGCGCGTGTTGGGGGGAGAATCGCTGTTTGTGAGCGAATTTAGTACAAAGCAGCGATCGGGCATGTTGTTTCTCTCGCCGGGGATACCGGGAGACATTCACCACTACAAGCTGGAAGGCAATGCTTTGATGGTGCAGTCATCGGGATTTGTGGCTTGCGACCCCACCATTGAATTAGATACCAAATTTCAGGGAATGCGGGGGTTTTTTAGCGGCGAGTCCATCTTCTTAATTCGGGCTTGTGGCACGGGAGACTTTTGGTTTAGCTCTTACGGAGCCATTTTGGAAATCCCCGTGGAGGGGGAATACGTGGTAGATACGGGCTATGTGGTGGCATTTGAAGACACGCTAGATTATTCCGTCGAGGTTTTGGGAGGTTTGTCGTTTAAAGGGTTGCGGACGGCAATATTTGGCGGAGAAGGCTTGGTCTGTCGCTTCCGAGGCCGAGGTCGATTGTGGGTGCAATCGCGCCACTTAGGGTCTTTGATGAATTTCCTCTATCCATTCCGCCCGCAGAAAAATAATAATTAG
- a CDS encoding M48 family metallopeptidase: MSLQLPPGTATYQPNRHPPPKLRQLVGVVATIGLSIALAIALVAWLLLSSAERLALTIPPEWEAQLGQVVTRSFRAEAEGGPVQASLNQLLDRMEAQWVDPERPQRDVELLFIPDRELVNALAVPGDVVVIYGGLLETVASENELMMVLGHELGHFAHRDHLRRLGRAMAWQVALSLALGNLDILQAEVGQAGAAIAQAQFSQGQERAADEFGLQLLQQVYGHAGGATDFFEGRSDARALAFFSSHPSNRRRVERLNRLIAERNFTVETLAPLPAALETWRAAQ, encoded by the coding sequence GTGAGCCTTCAACTTCCCCCCGGTACAGCCACCTATCAGCCGAATCGCCACCCGCCCCCCAAGCTCAGACAGCTAGTGGGGGTAGTGGCGACAATCGGGTTGTCGATCGCCCTAGCGATCGCTTTGGTCGCGTGGCTGCTTTTGAGTAGTGCCGAGCGGCTCGCTCTAACAATCCCGCCGGAATGGGAAGCGCAGTTGGGCCAGGTCGTGACCCGATCTTTCAGGGCTGAGGCAGAGGGGGGACCGGTGCAAGCCTCCCTCAATCAATTGCTCGATCGCATGGAAGCGCAGTGGGTCGATCCCGAACGGCCGCAGCGAGATGTGGAGCTACTGTTTATTCCCGATCGCGAGCTCGTCAATGCCCTTGCCGTTCCCGGCGACGTGGTAGTCATCTACGGCGGCCTATTGGAGACAGTGGCATCGGAAAACGAGCTGATGATGGTCTTGGGGCACGAATTGGGACATTTTGCCCATCGCGACCACCTGCGCCGTTTGGGGCGAGCAATGGCTTGGCAAGTTGCCCTGTCACTGGCATTGGGAAATCTCGATATTCTACAAGCTGAGGTGGGGCAGGCTGGAGCGGCGATCGCCCAAGCGCAGTTTTCGCAGGGGCAGGAGCGAGCTGCCGATGAATTTGGCTTGCAACTGCTCCAGCAGGTATACGGTCACGCAGGGGGGGCAACTGACTTTTTCGAGGGCAGAAGCGATGCGCGCGCCCTAGCGTTTTTCTCCAGTCACCCCAGCAATCGCCGCCGCGTCGAGCGGCTCAATCGTCTCATCGCCGAGCGGAACTTTACAGTAGAGACGCTCGCGCCTCTGCCCGCTGCCCTAGAAACTTGGAGAGCAGCCCAGTAG
- a CDS encoding response regulator: MKILLVERDEVLASRLEAALAGENYAIERATDGQEGFNLVEAFDYALVLAEVDLPRLDGIHLCEKLRSHGNQTPVMLLSEAGADDGRVAALDAGADDCVAKPCDIPELLARIRALLRRGSSTLMPVLEWRNLTLDTVSCEVAYNRKPISLTRKEYGILELFMRNQRRIYSQSAILDLLWSFDEPPAENTVRAHIKSLRQKLKKAGAPADLIETVYGLGYRFRQPPDKEELPPSPPATQTVAEVPAEQIDGELADIWEQAEAQIQQRLANVQMAIAAIASNVCDPTSRQAAQQEAHTLVGSLGAFGLSYSSQLARTIQQALTPDRPLDPSAIAQLEGSLAQLKQALEQLTVATSNSATPIAEPPNPKIAETAGGNLPSLLVVDDDIHLASLVRREAAAWGLQPEVASSIAEARKAIALQPPDAILLDLGFPDTAETGFTLLEELSTRETAIPVVVFTAEDDFAARVKVARLGGQGFLQKPVVPRRVLETVIQVLQDANTDEAKIVVVDDDPQVLDTVRTLLQPWGFKLILLDDPAQFWDVLVKAAPNLLILDVEMPNLTGIDLCQVVRNDPQWGDLPVLFLSDSVTPADIHELFAVGGGDYVRKPISEPELVARVLSQLERSPNRGLRGGVDSLTGGMSRRRSIRELSRLLYLASRHRQPLSLGTISIDRFDRLQQRHGRAICYQVLKYLTEGLQQGLRQEDIVTRWEDETLVVCTYDMNRSEGQRRLSAILQDLQQHEFTGAEGRPFRVKYRWGMAEYGEDGQDLYSLYKTATSRKE, encoded by the coding sequence GTGAAAATCCTGCTAGTCGAACGAGATGAAGTCCTTGCGAGTCGCTTAGAAGCGGCACTCGCTGGAGAGAACTATGCGATCGAACGCGCGACAGACGGACAGGAGGGCTTCAATCTGGTAGAAGCATTTGACTACGCCTTGGTATTAGCCGAAGTGGATTTGCCACGCCTAGATGGCATTCACCTGTGCGAGAAGTTACGATCGCACGGCAACCAAACCCCCGTCATGTTGCTGTCGGAAGCAGGTGCCGATGACGGTCGCGTTGCGGCATTAGATGCAGGTGCCGATGATTGCGTCGCTAAACCCTGCGACATCCCGGAACTGCTAGCCCGCATCCGAGCCCTGCTGAGGCGGGGCAGTTCCACCCTCATGCCCGTGCTGGAATGGCGCAATCTCACCCTCGACACGGTCTCTTGCGAGGTGGCCTACAATCGCAAACCCATCTCCCTCACCCGTAAAGAATACGGCATCCTCGAACTGTTCATGCGCAACCAGCGTCGCATCTACAGCCAAAGCGCCATCCTCGATCTGCTCTGGTCGTTTGACGAACCCCCGGCAGAAAACACCGTGCGAGCCCACATCAAAAGTTTGCGGCAAAAACTCAAAAAAGCGGGTGCCCCCGCCGATCTAATCGAAACGGTGTACGGTTTGGGCTACCGCTTCCGCCAGCCCCCCGACAAAGAAGAGCTGCCGCCGAGTCCCCCTGCGACACAAACAGTTGCAGAGGTGCCTGCCGAGCAAATTGATGGCGAGTTAGCCGATATTTGGGAGCAGGCAGAGGCTCAAATTCAGCAGCGATTGGCCAATGTGCAAATGGCGATCGCCGCGATTGCCAGTAACGTATGCGATCCGACTAGCCGACAAGCAGCCCAGCAAGAAGCTCATACCCTCGTCGGCTCCCTCGGAGCATTTGGTTTGAGTTACAGCTCTCAGTTGGCCCGCACCATCCAACAGGCCCTCACCCCCGATCGCCCCCTCGACCCGAGCGCGATCGCCCAACTGGAAGGTTCTCTGGCACAGCTCAAGCAAGCCTTAGAACAATTGACTGTAGCTACCTCCAACTCCGCAACACCGATCGCCGAGCCCCCCAACCCCAAAATTGCCGAAACAGCAGGGGGCAATTTACCCAGTCTGTTGGTGGTGGATGACGACATTCATTTGGCCAGCCTCGTCCGACGCGAAGCTGCAGCCTGGGGGTTGCAGCCAGAGGTGGCCTCCAGCATTGCTGAGGCTCGAAAGGCGATCGCGCTCCAGCCTCCCGATGCCATCTTGCTCGATCTGGGCTTTCCCGATACCGCAGAAACTGGCTTTACGTTGCTAGAAGAGCTATCGACGCGAGAGACTGCTATCCCGGTGGTCGTGTTTACGGCTGAGGATGATTTTGCTGCTCGCGTCAAGGTGGCTCGCTTGGGGGGACAGGGATTTCTGCAAAAGCCTGTCGTACCCCGCCGCGTTTTAGAAACCGTCATCCAAGTGTTGCAAGACGCGAACACTGATGAGGCCAAGATTGTGGTGGTAGATGACGATCCTCAGGTGCTCGATACTGTTCGCACTCTGCTGCAGCCGTGGGGGTTCAAGCTCATTCTGCTAGACGATCCGGCCCAGTTTTGGGATGTTTTAGTGAAAGCAGCCCCCAACCTGCTGATTTTGGATGTGGAGATGCCGAACCTGACAGGCATCGATTTATGTCAGGTGGTGCGTAACGATCCTCAATGGGGCGATTTGCCCGTACTGTTCCTATCAGATAGCGTCACCCCCGCCGACATCCACGAACTGTTTGCAGTGGGCGGTGGCGACTACGTCCGCAAACCGATCTCCGAGCCGGAATTAGTGGCGCGGGTACTCTCGCAACTGGAGCGATCGCCCAATCGCGGCCTGCGCGGAGGGGTAGATAGTTTGACGGGGGGAATGAGTCGCCGCCGCTCCATTCGCGAATTGTCTCGCCTCTTGTATCTAGCCAGTCGCCATCGCCAACCCTTAAGTCTGGGAACCATCTCGATCGATCGCTTCGATCGCCTGCAACAGCGCCACGGGCGCGCCATCTGCTATCAGGTCTTGAAATATTTGACCGAAGGGTTGCAGCAGGGGTTGCGGCAGGAGGATATTGTGACTCGCTGGGAAGACGAAACGTTGGTGGTATGCACCTACGATATGAACCGTTCTGAGGGCCAACGCCGCCTATCGGCTATTTTGCAAGACTTGCAGCAGCACGAGTTTACGGGCGCTGAGGGAAGACCTTTCCGAGTCAAATATCGCTGGGGCATGGCCGAATATGGCGAAGACGGTCAGGATTTGTACAGTTTGTATAAAACCGCTACATCCCGAAAAGAGTAA